The following are from one region of the Pocillopora verrucosa isolate sample1 chromosome 3, ASM3666991v2, whole genome shotgun sequence genome:
- the LOC131774553 gene encoding LOW QUALITY PROTEIN: adenosine receptor A2b (The sequence of the model RefSeq protein was modified relative to this genomic sequence to represent the inferred CDS: substituted 1 base at 1 genomic stop codon), with the protein MAFHSSSPPPENEKSLPTEMKALVVTIFVTITIVSIFGNTMVIRAFYKFSNLRNAANVIVVSLSVAGISMSVPFVLHIATILVGKKVPPHQLCAPASIINLTLIGIVILHLTLISVXRFIAVKFAMTYHTIVTNRRTVIASTVAWLWGVCAVNAFPEAFKATDKVFGGYHAGLTPCSRQFSRSRIENSVKTYLFFLVTSTLLVPIMIIIASYSYIFKIAWKQRRQINEEIHGKLTRRSHEMKGAYTVAIIVGTCLVSFIPLVVVLCLKFLSSTSIGKEHMYPVYLVASLNACWNPMIYCWRNENFRNSFKRLLKCKPDD; encoded by the coding sequence ATGGCATTTCACTCGTCTTCTCCTCCTCCGGAAAACGAGAAAAGTCTGCCGACTGAGATGAAGGCCTTGGTTGTTACAATCTTCGTTACCATCACAATTGTCTCAATCTTTGGCAATACGATGGTAATCAGGGCgttttataaattttcaaacttgcGAAATGCAGCTAATGTTATAGTGGTGAGTTTGTCAGTGGCTGGCATTTCAATGTCGGTGCCCTTCGTATTACACATTGCTACCATTTTGGTCGGTAAGAAGGTACCTCCTCACCAACTGTGTGCTCCAGCATCGATAATCAACCTTACTCTTATCGGCATCGTCATTCTACACTTGACTTTAATCAGCGTTTAACGTTTCATCGCCGTTAAGTTCGCTATGACATATCACACAATAGTGACAAACCGCCGAACAGTGATTGCTTCCACGGTGGCTTGGCTATGGGGAGTTTGTGCCGTAAATGCCTTTCCCGAGGCATTCAAGGCGACTGATAAAGTGTTTGGAGGTTACCACGCTGGCTTGACACCGTGCTCACGTCAATTCTCTCGTTCTCGCATTGAGAACTCTGTTAAGACGTACCTGTTTTTTCTGGTGACATCAACGTTACTCGTGCCCATTATGATTATCATTGCATCATACAGTTACATATTCAAAATCGCTTGGAAACAGCGACGACAGATCAATGAAGAGATCCATGGAAAGCTGACCAGAAGATCACACGAAATGAAAGGTGCTTATACAGTGGCCATTATTGTGGGGACATGTCTCGTCAGTTTCATTCCGCTGGTTGTTGTCTTGTGCCTCAAATTCCTGAGTTCAACATCGATTGGAAAGGAACACATGTACCCAGTGTATTTAGTGGCCAGTTTGAATGCTTGTTGGAATCCCATGATCTACTGCTGGAGAAACGAAAACTTTAGAAATAGTTTTAAAAGGCTTTTAAAGTGCAAACCAGATGATTGA
- the LOC131774604 gene encoding alpha-1A adrenergic receptor-like, whose amino-acid sequence MMNWTSCGPTTPDEEPPDDNIKTTVTVILVILIIAIAIGNSLLFKAFHKFPSLRTASNSILMSLSAADSLTVVVFTLDISFLALKTNGLVCTVSAGLTILLISVIILHLTLISVERFIAVKFALRYQSIVTTRRTVLASFAVWLWALAVTVILPHTLRTEDGNIFKGLYHALHPCSECSREKGKPMPHTAMGYLIFWVTSVLVIPILVILCSYGYIFLISRKHRREIKDQVNIQGAATTKEEMKGARTVAIVVGGCLVSFVPLLVVTSLRFRGESYHKTNWRRVMKHLVFVFALGFNACLNPIIYGWRNSNFRSAFLAILRCA is encoded by the coding sequence ATGATGAATTGGACCAGTTGTGGGCCAACAACACCAGATGAGGAGCCACCAGACGATAACATAAAAACAACAGTTACTGTTATCCTTGTGATCCTTATAATCGCTATCGCCATTGGCAACTCGCTTCTGTTTAAAGCTTTTCACAAATTTCCAAGCCTCAGAACTGCGTCTAACAGCATTCTAATGAGTTTGAGTGCAGCCGACAGTTTAACAGTGGTTGTTTTTACCTTGGATATCTCCTTCTTGGCTCTTAAAACAAATGGTCTCGTGTGTACAGTTAGTGCAGGTTTGACCATTTTACTCATATCAGTTATTATCCTGCATCTCACTCTTATCAGCGTCGAACGCTTCATCGCCGTGAAGTTCGCATTGAGATATCAAAGCATTGTAACAACCCGCCGCACAGTGCTCGCCTCCTTCGCTGTGTGGCTGTGGGCTCTCGCTGTTACAGTTATATTACCACACACGCTCCGCACAGAAGACGGCAATATTTTTAAAGGGCTTTACCACGCTCTGCATCCATGTTCTGAATGCTCTCGAGAAAAGGGGAAACCAATGCCTCATACAGCCATGGGATATCTCATCTTCTGGGTGACGTCGGTTCTTGTGATACCAATACTGGTCATACTATGCTCCTACGGATACATCTTCCTCATTTCTCGTAAACACAGGCGGGAAATCAAAGATCAAGTAAATATTCAAGGAGCTGCCACCACTAAGGAAGAAATGAAAGGCGCTCGCACTGTGGCTATTGTGGTGGGAGGGTGCCTCGTCAGTTTTGTCCCGTTGTTAGTCGTAACCAGTTTACGTTTCCGTGGCGAGTCTTATCACAAAACCAACTGGAGAAGAGTTATGAAACACCTGGTTTTTGTCTTCGCACTCGGGTTTAACGCCTGCCTAAACCCAATAATTTACGGCTggagaaattcaaattttagaaGCGCTTTCCTTGCAATCCTGAGATGTGCTTAA